AACGATTGCACCAGTCGGGAACGTTCGGCGGCAGGTAGCACGTAACTTTCGCGTACAAAAAAAGGCGCGGCCAGCGACTCCGCCAGCCGCGCCCAACCACCCAGAATTTGCCCGACTTTACGGCGTCCCCGGATTGTACACGGAGAGAGACCATCCCATGCGTTCGTGGCCGTACTGATTCCAAACTGGGTTCTTCCCGTTCACGATTTGGGAGTCGCTGTAGTCGGGTGCGCCCGAGCCGGAACCGGTTCCGCCAATGAGCCCGAGATAAATCGTACCGCCGATGTACGTTGGATGTGTGTCGTCGGACTGGATGTAATCGTAGCTCGTGCTGGAATTCACGAAATGTGTGTTGGCGTCACGAATGGTGGGCTTGAGCGTGACGGTAATGCGCTGCACGTACGACGTCTCGGTTTCGCCGGGAATGTAGCGCAGCGCGTCGCTATCGATTTGACCGTCGTTGTTGGAGTCGTAATCCGCGCCCATGTACTGGGCGAACACGTCGGCACATGCAAACCCGTAGCGCCGAGCCAAATCACACGCGCGCCAGTTGCTTCGAGCCAGATACGGTAAAAACTTGTCTCGCTTATTGATTCGCTGGCCCGTGGTGGGATCGGTGCAATTGCTGAGCGTGTTGTCGGCGTTGTAGCCGGGGTAGTAGAGATTGGCGATGATCTTGAGCTTGGTGGCGGGGTTCGCGTACTGGTTGATCGCCTGCATGGCGAGTTCTTGGTACTGGGTACACGCGGCCAAGGCATTGTCGAGCACGCTGTAATTGCAGGTACCTGTCTGCCCACTGAAGTTGCTGCGTGCTTGCAAAAAGTCGTTGCCGCACATTTCAAACGTCACCACGCGCGTGTTGGACGTTTGCATATACGACCGTTCCGCGACGATCTTGTTGTTGTAAATGTCGTTGGCCTTGGCCCCCGACTTCGTGCGGCGAATGACTTCGATATCCGCGTTCCAAAGCTTGGCGAGGTACTCCCCATCGACGTACGGTGCGGCACGTTTGGCGACACGCGAAAGCGAACCGTAGTAACCGGCATAGATGGAGTCCCCGTACGCGGTCACCCGGTACTTCGTCGAGGTGCCGGCACGGTCGATCGTCCACGACGAGTTCTGCGTGAGCGTGTTACCCATCGCCGCCGTACCCCAAGTCACGCAGCCCAACACGACCCCTGCTGGCACCAGCCACAACCTTCTTCCCTTCATCGTAACCCTCCCTTCGATTGGTGCTTCGTCTCCCGAAGCCGTGGGCTCGCTACCACACACCGTCCGAATTTGGCAATAGAAACCCCACCGGCACGCTGGGTCGGTCGAGCACCCTCAACCCCGGGGTGTCCTAGCGGCCCAAGTGCTACGGCACCGGTTCACCCCCGGCACGGCAAAGCCCATCCGCGCACCTGCTCCCCAAGCAAGGATGCAGGTTCGGCGTTATTGCTACCCAGCGGCACGAGCGGCGCGGTGGCTTGCAATTAACTTTTGCAAGCTCGCAAGGCCACGCTCGATTTCTTCGATCGGAGGGCCAAACGAGAATCGTACAAAATGTTCAAAGCGGCTTTCGCGTTCCGGGCGGCGCTGGCCCGGGTTAATGTCGAAGAACACCCCCGGAACGGTAATGAGCCCGCCCTCCAACCCGGCCCGAAACAAACCCATCCCCGAATGCAAGGGTGCCGGCAGCGCGGAAACATCGCCCCAGCAATAGAAGCCTCCCAAGGGCGGGTGCACCCGGATGCCCAGAGCGCTCAGCGCTTCCAGCATAAACGCGCGCTTTTTCGCAAAGTGCTCGTAGATGGCGCGTGCCTCGCGCTGGGCGATCACAGGGTCCAACAGGGGCAAAGCCGCCAACTGCATCGGCCGCGAGCAACCCCCTTCGAGGAAGCTGCCGGCAGAGGTGACTGCTTCAATGATCGGTCGCGGCCCCACGGTCCACGCCACCCGATAGCCCGGGTAGCGCCAGTTCTTCGTGAGCCCGTCCAAAATCACCACCGGGTCGCTGTCCACGTCCTCCACATAAGCCGCGGCCGATATGGTCCGCGCGCCGTCCAGGTACACGTAGTGGCTATAAAACTCGTCGAACACCAGCGTGCAACGCAGTTCGCGAGCGACCTCTACCCAGGCGGCAAGTTCATCCCCGTGGATCAGGGCACCAGTGGGATTGGCGGGATTCGAAAGCACCACGGTGGATAAACCGCGCCCGAGAATCTCATTGCGCAATTCTTCTGCCGGAAAGGCGTATCCCGCCTCGGGGCGGCGAATGAGGGGAATAGGCACGAAGGTTCCGAACGAGTCGAGAAGTTCCTCGTAGGCAGTGTAGTCCGGCAAGAAATGCCCGACATTCGTCCGCCCCAGCGTGGAAACCAATCGCGTGAGCGCTGCCCGGCCACCAGGGCTAATGGCCACGTTGGCTGCGGTGTACTGGCTTTTCTTCCCCACCCGGTAGCGAGCGTTGTACAGCGCAGCGACACGCTCCCGCAGTTCCGGTAGCCCGTCGATCGGGGAGTACTCAAAGTCTTCCTCCTTGAGCTCGATTCCCCGTTGGCGCGGCGGGGCACCGGGCAGCGGTCCGGTCTCGGGTGCTCCCTGACCCAAGTTAGCCCATCGAGGGTCCCCCGGCCGGTAGCCGTGCTTTGCCGCCTCGGTCATGACGTAAATCACCCCGGTTCGGGGTACGGGCCGAAATCCGGGGGGAACATGACTGGTTCGCCTCATGACCCAATTTACAAAGCGAACAAAAGGCACGACTGCCAGCCCTGCCCATTGCACGAACGGCAGTGGTGGTTATCGCCAATGGGTGTTCGAGATCGGAAAGGAGGGCAGCGACATGTCGGAGCGACCGTCCCACAATGCTCACTTCGATGACGCGGCCTTGATCGTGGTCGATGTACAAAATGACTTTTGCCCGGGCGGGAGCTTGGCGGTTCCCGAAGGTGACCAGGTTGTTCCGGTGATCAACAAGCTTGCGCCCCTTTTCCCCGTCGTTGTCGCGACACAGGACTGGCACCCGCCCAATCATTGCTCGTTTCGCGAGCAAGGAGGCCCCTGGCCGCCCCACTGTGTCCAAGG
This sequence is a window from Candidatus Binatia bacterium. Protein-coding genes within it:
- a CDS encoding aminotransferase: MRRTSHVPPGFRPVPRTGVIYVMTEAAKHGYRPGDPRWANLGQGAPETGPLPGAPPRQRGIELKEEDFEYSPIDGLPELRERVAALYNARYRVGKKSQYTAANVAISPGGRAALTRLVSTLGRTNVGHFLPDYTAYEELLDSFGTFVPIPLIRRPEAGYAFPAEELRNEILGRGLSTVVLSNPANPTGALIHGDELAAWVEVARELRCTLVFDEFYSHYVYLDGARTISAAAYVEDVDSDPVVILDGLTKNWRYPGYRVAWTVGPRPIIEAVTSAGSFLEGGCSRPMQLAALPLLDPVIAQREARAIYEHFAKKRAFMLEALSALGIRVHPPLGGFYCWGDVSALPAPLHSGMGLFRAGLEGGLITVPGVFFDINPGQRRPERESRFEHFVRFSFGPPIEEIERGLASLQKLIASHRAARAAG